ctcctctgggcgCTAAGGGTGTGCTGGCCACTGGAAGCTGGCTGCTGCTGACCCTGAGCCTTGACTGGGGCCCACTTTTCCAGTTTCTAATTTATAGAGACCTGCCCAAGGTGAAGTGTGTCACTGAGAGGCCTGGGCCCAGCTACCTACAGGGCTGCAGTGAAGGGTCCACCCAGGACTGCCCCCTAGGCCTGTGGGCCCTGGGGCTTGCTTCAGCTTGGGGTCTCTCAAGGTAGCTGTACCACCTCTACCTTGTTGAGATGGACAGAAGCTGGCTGGGCTAATGTTCATTGTGCCAAGGTCATTGTCACCCATTCTGCACCTCTCCCAACCTAattcagcccagcctggccagggcctaggGACTTGtaggcctggggtaggggtgggcaaGCAGGGGACTGTCTCACACAGTGCCAAAGAGGAGGGGAGGTGGCGTAGGGCAGGCTGGAATGAAGTGGGGGAAGGGCGGTGGGACTTGGGCTCCTTGGAGGGCCATGGCTTTGGCGGCAGCCTGTTTCCCCTCGTACCCCCTGGAGGGCTCCAGGTGAGGTGCGGTGGAAGATGCAGGCAGCCCATGGGGCTCTTCGGGCCCCTGTGTCCTGGGAGACCCAGCCCCCCTCAATCCCAGTGGGCCCTTCCCGAGGCGGGGAGGACAGCCCCGGGAGACAGAGGGCAGTGCGGTGGGGAAGGCGGTAAGAACGGCCGTCTGAGAGCTTAAAAGGCCtctcaggcccaggcccaccccccacccccagtgggcgTGCGATTCAAGGGAAGTGGCTGCGGAGGGTGGGCGTGCAGGGCGGGCACGAGGGGCATGCACAAATCCCcgagtgtgtgcgtgcgtgcatgggGCGGGCTCCGCCCGTTACCACCCCCCCCTCTTCTCCCTGCCTGGGCGGGTCCAGGAGAGGAGCGGAGGGGCCGCGGGGCAGGGCTTTCCCTTGGTTCGCTGGACCTCCCGTGCTGGACAAGGaagtgcggggaggggggtctgaGTAGCGCCCTCGGGTCCCCGCCCAGAGCCAGGCGGGTTCCAGCGACCGGGGCGAGGAGACCCCACGCTATTCGATGACGAGGCAGCGGGGCAGGTGCTGCGAGAAGTATTTGAAGAGTTCGGGGGTGGCCCCGGGGCAGTTAGTCAGCTCCAGTTCCTCCAGCTCCTGCAGCTGCACTAGGCCCGACAGCCCGGTGGTGGTCAGCAGTGGGCATCCTGCGGGGACCGGGCGGTGGCTgagtgggcggggccggggaAGGGGCGGTCCGTGGGAGGCGGGGCTAGAGCCTGCGCTGGGCGGGGCTAGAGCCTGCGGGGCATCCCCCTCCGCTGACCTGGACCTAGATCCGCACGAGGGACCCCGCAGGTTTGGCGGAGGCGGACAAAGTGTGTGCGTGTGCGGGGCGACCACTGTCCAGGAGGGCGGCCGGGGGTAGTCTCACCTGCCAGAGACAGGAGACGCAAACTCCTCATGGCCAGGAGGTGCTTCAGCCCGAAGTCCTGCACCTGGGCGGGAGGGCGGAGCGAGTTAACCATTTCCGCTCGCGCCCGGTGGGAGCCCCACTCCTGGGGTCAGGCCGCTGGCCTGGAGCtgctggaggggcagggagcgGGGTTGGAAACGGGGGTTTCTCGGCTCCCCGCggagccaggaggcagctggggaaTGTCGCTGAGGGCCCTGGGGACTCCGCACACTCCGCTTACGTCGGCCGCTGGGTGAGGAGGGATCCCAGACTTCCTTACAGGATCTGAGTGGGCCGGGAGCAGATCAGAGGACGGTCCGGGCAGGGCCttccccgcgccccccaccccctgcctacTCCCCAAACGCCAGAGGCGGAGAGGGCCGGTACCTGGCAGCACCATCGCAGGTAGAGGCTGCGGAGGGACGACATGGTAGATAAATAGCTGAGGCCCGTGTCCGTGATGCGCACACACCTGTGGTTGCAACAGAGCGGGGCTGTCCACCTTCAGAACACCCCTCCTTTTCCCTCGGCTCCCACCCCTTACTCCTGTTCCCGGGGTCCCCTGGCGTGGACTCACCCCCTGCCCCACTCATAATAGCCCCTTCCTTTCCACAGCCCCACCTCACCCACACTAGGCCTTAGTTTTGAGGACCCCGCCCCTCACCTGCGCTCCAAACTCTGCAGCAGCCCCACCCTATTTACAGTTCATTAATCTAGGCTGCGGGCTCAAAGGGCTCTGCTGACCTCGCCCGCCCCGCCCTcatggcctgggggtgggggagggtgcacACACCTGTCCAGCACCAGCTCCTCCAGCCGGTGCAGGTCGCAGGCCACATACTCCAGCGCCATGTCAGTGATGCGCGGGCACCAGGAGAGGTCGAGGCTGCGCAGCTTGCGCAGGTTCTCAGCCACGAGCTCTACACCGTCATCAGTGACCTTCGAACAGCCGGAGAGGCTAAGCGCTGTGAGGTTGGGCAGGCTGTGCACCACGTTGACCACACCGTGGTTGGTGATCTCCCAGCAGGAGAGCAGGCGCAAAGTGTGGGTGCTGTGGCCCTGGCGCGCTGTGAAGTAGGCCAGCGCCGTGTCCGTCACGTGGTAGGCCTGCAAGCTCAGCTCGGCCAGGTTGGGCAGCAGCTGCGAGATGGCTGCGATGGCGTCATCCGCCACGTTGATGCAGTCACTCACGCTCAGCGAGGTGATGCGGGCACTCAGGCTGGACCACAGCCCTGCCTCCGTGAAGTCGTTGCAGCCGGACAGCTCAAGGCGCACCACGCCCTGCATCTGCTCCAGCATCACCTGTGGGCGGGTCAGGAGGTGTGACCTTCAAGCTCACCCAGGTCCCCTGGGTGTGCCCCTCCCCACAGAGCACCGGGAGGAGAATAGGAGAGAGGGTAGAAGGAACCCTGTCCTTCGTGTAATCACACGTGGAGCCGTATTCTTGGACGAGGGCACTTTATAGTGTTTCTGTTACACCTCAACCACACTAACAGAGGAGGCAGGGCGCAGGGAACTGGGAGCCCATGGCCTGGCTAGAGCATGTGCCCAGAGCAGTTGGTGTTAATGATTTGATGATTACAGTCCAAATCCCAAGGAAGGCGCCACCTGCACCCCTGCCCTTTGCCGCGCTCCCCCCATTACCTCTAGAATCCTCCCCACTGGGCCGGTGTTCAGAAGAACCTTACCCGTAATGAGCTGCCTTTCTGTCACTGTCTTGAAATTCTAAATCATCTTTGAACAAGGGACTTGCATTTCCATTTTGGCCTGGGCCGCTCAAATTATGTAACTAGTCCTGCTTTCACCTATCCCAGAGCCGCGATCCCCCTCAGGGCCTTGGCTCAGCCCTCGGCTACATTGCTTCTGGCATGCCTGAGCTGCCTCTGGGTccactccccacctctcctcGCCCTCACACCTGCTCCATTgctgctgcccagccctgccccctccctgtcccttctgAGCCAGCAGCAGGACACACCTCCAAGCCAGCGTCAGTGATGGTGGAGCGCTTGAGGCTCATGGCCTTGACGCCCTTCTTGGACAGGGCGTAGTTATCGATGAACTCACAGATATCCAGGTCGGAGACGCCCACTAGGCAGAAGCCTTCAAAGCCGCGTGCTGCAAAGCCCTGCAGGTTCACGAACTCCTTTTCGCCACCCGGCAGCATGTTGTAAAGCTCCTTGGCGTGCAGCACAGGTGTGAGGCCCGCCCAGAACTTGGGCTGGTAGAGCACGCGTCGCCAGGTCTTGCACACCTGGGCCAGCACGCACTTCTCGCAGGCCGAGAAGTACCAGAAGAGGCCATTGAGGATCTTCTCATCTGTGGCCAGTGGCGGCCGCTCCACTGGGGGCCCAGGTGCAGGGGCTGAGGCTGGTCCACCAAGGgggatccctgctggggggcacaggcccccagccagggcagcccgGGGCAgcggggcagccaggctgggtgGCGGGAGAGTGGGTGGGGGCAGTGGTTGGCAGGGGCGGTTCCTGGCAGCGGGCGTGCCCTTGGTGATACTGGCTGCACCCAGACCGTTGGGCTGGCCTGGCAGCTTCACCAGGCCGTTCCGAGGCAAGCACGGGGGCTTGGGGTCGCCGTCGACTCCGGGGCTGGACATCTTCCTCCGTCACTCTGCAGTCAGGGGCGCACAGTGAGGGATGAATCTCATGCTCTTCCTGTCCCCGGGTGTCCCCTCCCAGGACCACCCGACAAAGAGGATCTAAGTGCAGCCTCCCTCCCTGACGGAGCAGCAACAGCACAGGGCCAGTCTCTGAGCGCCTAGTGTGTGCACTGAGCTCAACCTGCACCCACTCACCGAGCTTTCCACATCTAGGTTACAGTGGttctccttttacagatgagagaacaGAGGTGGCGAGAGACAAGTCGCTCACCCGTTACTGTTCTCTTCACCTTTGCTACTCCGATGCCCACCATCCGTGCCTGCCAGGCCTACCTCCACTGCACGGGGGCTGCATAGCTAAGGGAGAGGGTTTAGGGCAGTCTCTGGCCTCTCCACGGTGGGGCGCTGGCACGGCTCTGGAGTAGTTCCAGTACTCCTGAGATTCCCACACCAGCCCCTGAGAATCTCAGTGGCTACAGGAGATTCTGTAGCTCAGAGTCTACACAAAGAAAGGGCAGGTGGCTTCCCGGAGATCACTGTGATGCCAGCACAGTGAGCCCTGGACCatactatctttattttttttattttggttaatcctcacccaagcgtATTCTTCCATTggtcttttagagagagtggaagagagagggaaagacagagaaaacgtcaatatgagagaaacacatcgactggttgcctcctgcacacacctggggaggagcctgcaaccaaggtccgtgcccttgaccggaatcaaacccgggacccttcggtccgcaggccgacgctctatccactgagccaaactggccagggcacatactaTCTCTTTAACCCTCCGCCTAGTTCACTGAGGATGATGCTGTGGTGACGGTAGCCATTGACCAGAGGAGAAGGCCGAGCTGAGGCAGTGTGAATTGCTTGCACAAGGTCATAGTGGTAGAGCAGAGCTGGTTATGGAAGGCTATGTGAAGGGGGCTCTCCCCAGAGCGGGGCTGAGACCACCCTGGCTCCCCTTCTTAGGCCTCCAAGTCTGTGAGTGGGtgtcagagggcacaggccacagaTGGCCCTTGAGAGATGGGGCAGAGGGGCTCTCACAGTGCTACCCTTTGCTCCACATTCCAGATATCCTGCCCACCAGACATCCAGCGAGGAGGCTGTGCACTGCGTTCATCCACATGGTCACACACACTGG
This is a stretch of genomic DNA from Myotis daubentonii chromosome 4, mMyoDau2.1, whole genome shotgun sequence. It encodes these proteins:
- the FBXL16 gene encoding F-box/LRR-repeat protein 16 isoform X1, giving the protein MSSPGVDGDPKPPCLPRNGLVKLPGQPNGLGAASITKGTPAARNRPCQPLPPPTLPPPSLAAPLPRAALAGGLCPPAGIPLGGPASAPAPGPPVERPPLATDEKILNGLFWYFSACEKCVLAQVCKTWRRVLYQPKFWAGLTPVLHAKELYNMLPGGEKEFVNLQGFAARGFEGFCLVGVSDLDICEFIDNYALSKKGVKAMSLKRSTITDAGLEVMLEQMQGVVRLELSGCNDFTEAGLWSSLSARITSLSVSDCINVADDAIAAISQLLPNLAELSLQAYHVTDTALAYFTARQGHSTHTLRLLSCWEITNHGVVNVVHSLPNLTALSLSGCSKVTDDGVELVAENLRKLRSLDLSWCPRITDMALEYVACDLHRLEELVLDRCVRITDTGLSYLSTMSSLRSLYLRWCCQVQDFGLKHLLAMRSLRLLSLAGCPLLTTTGLSGLVQLQELEELELTNCPGATPELFKYFSQHLPRCLVIE
- the FBXL16 gene encoding F-box/LRR-repeat protein 16 isoform X2 codes for the protein MSSPGVDGDPKPPCLPRNGLVKLPGQPNGLGAASITKGTPAARNRPCQPLPPPTLPPPSLAAPLPRAALAGGLCPPAGIPLGGPASAPAPGPPVERPPLATDEKILNGLFWYFSACEKCVLAQVCKTWRRVLYQPKFWAGLTPVLHAKELYNMLPGGEKEFVNLQGFAARGFEGFCLVGVSDLDICEFIDNYALSKKGVKAMSLKRSTITDAGLEVMLEQMQGVVRLELSGCNDFTEAGLWSSLSARITSLSVSDCINVADDAIAAISQLLPNLAELSLQAYHVTDTALAYFTARQGHSTHTLRLLSCWEITNHGVVNVVHSLPNLTALSLSGCSKVTDDGVELVAENLRKLRSLDLSWCPRITDMALEYVACDLHRLEELVLDRCVRITDTGLSYLSTMSSLRSLYLRWCCQQLQASGLTPGVGLPPGASGNG
- the FBXL16 gene encoding F-box/LRR-repeat protein 16 isoform X3, translated to MSSPGVDGDPKPPCLPRNGLVKLPGQPNGLGAASITKGTPAARNRPCQPLPPPTLPPPSLAAPLPRAALAGGLCPPAGIPLGGPASAPAPGPPVERPPLATDEKILNGLFWYFSACEKCVLAQVCKTWRRVLYQPKFWAGLTPVLHAKELYNMLPGGEKEFVNLQGFAARGFEGFCLVGVSDLDICEFIDNYALSKKGVKAMSLKRSTITDAGLEVMLEQMQGVVRLELSGCNDFTEAGLWSSLSARITSLSVSDCINVADDAIAAISQLLPNLAELSLQAYHVTDTALAYFTARQGHSTHTLRLLSCWEITNHGVVNVVHSLPNLTALSLSGCSKVTDDGVELVAENLRKLRSLDLSWCPRITDMALEYVACDLHRLEELVLDRCVRITDTGLSYLSTMSSLRSLYLRWCCQIL